Proteins from one Fragaria vesca subsp. vesca linkage group LG6, FraVesHawaii_1.0, whole genome shotgun sequence genomic window:
- the LOC101309467 gene encoding uncharacterized protein LOC101309467, with protein sequence MGSPTRLGNIRKPKEKMKFVATALVSIVFGFFIGVSFPTISLTKMNLPSSLFPSIDLSYIEEKYSGFSTQALVDAWSSLKENKHASVKYIPNDAKIWVPTNPPGAERLPPGIVESESDFYLRRLWGLPSEDLTIKPKYLVTFTVGYAQKKNINAAVKKFSENFTIVLFHYDGRTSEWDEFEWSKRAIHVSIQKQTKWWYAKRFLHPDIVASYEYIFIWDEDLGVEHFNAEEYIKLVRKHGLEISQPGLEPNNGLTWQMTKRRGDSQVHMQTEEKPGWCNDPHLPPCAAFVEIMAPVFSRDAWRCVWHMIQNDLVHGWGLDFALRRCVEPAHEKIGVVDAQWIVHQSVPSLGNQGQAESGRAPWEGVRERCRREWTMFQARMAGAEKAYFEEMGIDTPNSKHVRA encoded by the exons ATGGGGAGTCCTACACGATT GGGGAATATAAGAAAACCCAAAGAGAAAATGAAGTTTGTGGCAACGGCTCTTGTGTCGATTGTATTTGGCTTCTTTATAGGAGTGTCGTTTCCGACGATTTCGTTGACTAAG ATGAATCTCCCATCCAGCCTTTTTCCTTCAATTGATCTCTCATACATAGAGGAGAAGTACTCGGGGTTCTCAACCCAAGCACTGGTCGATGCCTGGTCTTCTTTGAAGGAGAACAAACATGCCTCTGTAAAATACATCCCTAATGATGCAAAG ATCTGGGTTCCAACAAATCCTCCAGGGGCAGAAAGACTACCCCCTGGCATTGTAGAATCTGAGTCAGATTTTTATCTTCGTCGATTGTGGGGTCTGCCCAGTGAG GACTTAACCATCAAGCCAAAGTATCTTGTTACCTTTACTGTAGGGTATGCTCAGAAAAAGAATATAAATGCAGCTGTTAAAAAG TTCTCAGAGAACTTCACAATTGTTTTATTTCACTATGATGGTCGAACAAGTGAATGGGACGAGTTTGAGTGGTCAAAGCGGGCTATCCATGTGAGCATTCAGAAGCAAACTAAATG GTGGTACGCCAAGCGTTTTTTGCATCCTGACATTGTGGCATCATATGAATACATATTTATTTGGGATGAAGATCTCGGTGTGGAGCACTTCAACGCAGAGGA ATACATAAAATTAGTAAGGAAACATGGGTTGGAAATATCACAGCCCGGTTTAGAACCAAATAATGGGCTAACATGGCAGATGACAAAGCGGAGAGGTGATAGTCAAGTTCACAT GCAGACAGAGGAGAAACCTGGTTGGTGTAACGACCCGCATTTGCCACCCTGTGCAGC GTTTGTAGAAATTATGGCCCCTGTGTTTTCTCGGGATGCATGGCGTTGTGTTTGGCATATGATTCAG AATGATCTGGTCCATGGTTGGGGTCTGGATTTTGCGCTTAGACGCTGTGTAGAG CCTGCACATGAGAAAATAGGAGTCGTCGATGCACAGTGGATTGTCCATCAAAGTGTTCCTTCACTTGGGAACCAG GGGCAAGCAGAGAGTGGGAGAGCGCCATGGGAAGGG GTGAGGGAGAGGTGCAGAAGAGAATGGACTATGTTTCAAGCACGAATGGCTGGTGCAGAGAAAGCATATTTTGAGGAAATGGGAATTGATACCCCAAATTCAAAGCACGTTAGGGCCTAG